TAAGCCAAGGCTGAAAACAGGGTATCGGCGGTATGAATGCGGGGTTGTTTCATGAGGGTTCCTGTTGAGTAGGGATGGCATGAACCTCGTGCCGACTTACATCCAACAAGCGTATTGTGTACGGATGGCGGCAAATGCGAATGGCACGTTGCTTCCGAATGAGTTCACGGGCGCGGGCCGGATGACAGGGATTAAGTGGTCGGCCATCGCCAGCCACCACGAGAACTGTCAACAAGGGTGAAAGACGAGGAGCAACCCGAGTTAAGGTACGACGGTTGCCCGCCGTCTTCTCGGTACGGTGTCCGGTGTTATTACTCATACCGGGTTTACAGCGTTGCGGTGACAATATTGGTAATGATTGTCGGTGCTGCAAACAAGCCGACACCGCTGGCAATGCCCAGTACAAAGCCCATAATGCTGCCTCGCACTACGCCCGCGACCAAGCCCACAATCACAAAAACGATGGCGATAATCCGGCCGAGTAAACCTTCGACCCAGCCGGTGAGTAGCGTCCAGACGTTGTTGAACTCGGTGCCACCGGCACCGGCCAGTGCGTCAGGGGCCA
Above is a window of Methylobacter sp. S3L5C DNA encoding:
- a CDS encoding RRXRR domain-containing protein; the protein is MSNNTGHRTEKTAGNRRTLTRVAPRLSPLLTVLVVAGDGRPLNPCHPARARELIRKQRAIRICRHPYTIRLLDVSRHEVHAIPTQQEPS
- the traA gene encoding TraA family conjugative transfer protein, with protein sequence MRSFTMKLSRRTGTLAALVSVMLVLLAPDALAGAGGTEFNNVWTLLTGWVEGLLGRIIAIVFVIVGLVAGVVRGSIMGFVLGIASGVGLFAAPTIITNIVTATL